In Pseudomonadota bacterium, the DNA window TTTCAAGTTTTCGGCTTTGTCAGCAAGCCGCGTATCTTTCGCCCCTGTTCCACGAAAGGCAGAAAGAATTTGCCGATCATGCCGCCGGGTATTTGCGGCTGGAATATGCCGTATTTTTCCGGCTCGGGCTTGGGGCAGTAAAAGGTGCCGAACAGCAAATCCAGAAACGGGAAGACGATGCAGAAGTTTTTATCAATGGCGTCTTTTGCTTTGGCGTGATGCCAGTGATGGAAATGCGGACTGGTCAGCAGATATTTCAGCGGCCCCGGCCATGACAGGCGTGTATTGAAATGCGTGAAGTTTGACATGATATGCACGGCAAAGGAGGCAAAGAAAATCGACTCCGCCGGATAGCCGACAAAATATAAAATCAGCAATGTGAAAAAACTGATGATGATGTCCAGCGGATGGAACCGCCATGATGTCGACCAGTTTACATTCTCGGTTTCGTGATGGACGGCATGGAAGGGCCACAGCCAGGCATGCATCATACGGTGATACCAGTATAATCCGAAATCCAGCAGAACCGCGGCGCTTATCATTTGCAGCCAGAGCGGCCAGCTGCGTACGGTGCGCGAGGTAAAGTCATAGGTAAAGGCATTTTGCAGGGCATCAAGAAAGAAGGTGTTGATACAGTAAAGCGCCAGCGGCCAGACCGTCAGGGTGATGATAAAAACATTCAGCAATTCAAAGGGTGTTTCCCGATGATACATCGGAATGTTTTTGGACGCCGGGCGCAGTTTTTCAAACAGCAGGGCAATCAAAAAAGTCGCAAGCATGGCCTGCGTAATAAAGGAAATCTGAAACAGAACCGGTTCGGCAAGTTTTAAAAATTCATGCATAATTTTATATTCGCCGTTGCTGTTTACTTTTTCGGTTTCGATGAATTTGGCGCATTGTAGTCCTTGTAAGTGGCGCTCCATTTACGGATGGGGTAAGCGATTTTCCCCCAGAAATCATCCGGAACCTGACATTTGAAAATACCGTAGGCCTTCGGCAGACGCTGCGGATAATAAAAGGTGCCAAAAGCCATATCAATAAAGGGGAATAAGACGCTGAAATTTTTATCCACGGCCTCTTTTTCCAGACCGTGATGCCAGCGGTGGTAATTCGGTGACGCAATCAGATAGCGCAGCGGTTTTCCCCAGTCCAGATCAATGTTGAAATGGGACAATATGCCGACGCCGTAAACGATTGTGGCAGCGTAAATAATGACCGGATGCGGAAAGCCGAACAGATGCAACAACAAAGGATCCAGCAGAAAAGATGCGGCAAGGTCGCCCGGATGCACGCGGAAGGCTGTTGTCCATGTAATCGCCTTGGCATCATGGTGGATGGAATGGAATAGCCAGCCCTTTTTATTCACATGCATAAAACGGTGCCGCCAATAAGTCGAGAAATCGGCGACCAGCAACGCTGCCGCCAATTGCAGCCAGACAGGCCATGAGGCAATTAGTTTTTCACCACCCGCATGTACGAAATTATCCTGCACAAAATAAAAGATGATCAGCAACAGCAAAAATTCCAGAAACGGCCGCAGGGCAATCATGGACAGATAATACAGTGTCAATTCCAGCTTTGTCGCATCCGTGACAAAAGCGCGGTCTTTATGTGCCGGGCGGATTTTTTCAATAAAAAAAGCCAGAATGCCCCAGCCTATTAACGGCAGGGTGATCAAATAGGCATCTTTCAGGATATTCAGCAGTTCGGTCTGCATGTCGGCGTATCACAGCCCCTTTGATGTTTGCGGGATATTCTTGCTTTTGCTTATCTTCGTATATTATATCATAACTGTACAATAAATTCTTAGAGAATGGCTGAAACAAGAGGGTGCCCTAATGAGAAAACACAAGACTGTTCCGGTAAAATTTCCCAACCGTCACGGCGATTTGCTGTCCGGGCGGCTGGAACTTCCCGTAGATCGCGATATCACGCATTTCGGATTGTTCATGCACTGTTTTACCTGCAGTAAGGAATTTTTTGCCCCGGCAAAAACCTGTAAAGCGCTGGCGGATCGCGGTATTGCCATGCTGCGTTTTGACTTTACGGGGCTGGGGGAAAGCGGTGGCAGTTTTGCTGACAGCACTTTTTCGACCAGTCTGGGGGATGTGCTGTCCGCAGCGGCTTTCTTGCGGGAGAATTATCAGGCACCGTCATTGCTGGTCGGGCATAGTATGGGCGGCGCGGCGGCGCTGGCGGCAACGCGTGAGCTGGGCGCGGATATCAAGGCCGTGGCGACGATCGGCTCCCCGCGTGACCCCGGTCATGTACTGCGCCATTTTGAAGATCACCAGCAATTGCTGGAAACGGACGGCAAGGTCGAGCTGATTGTCGCAGGGCGGCAGTATTTCCTGAAAAAAGAATTCTTCTCCGATATGGCCAGCCATGATGTGGCGCAGGATACGCGTGATTTCGGCGGTGCCGTCTTTGTGTTCCACGCCCCCGAAGACGATATGGTGGATTTTTCCAATGCGCAGGTCATTTATGATCGCGCAACGGGGCCGCGTTTTCTGATTTCCATGGATGGCGCAACGCATATGCTCGACAAAGCCGAGGACGCGGCGCTGGTGGCGGATATTCTGTCCGGATGGTTGCAGGAAGGGCAGGAGCCTTTACAAAAAACAGCCTAGCGGCGGCGCGGTCTGTGCAGGTAACTGCGCAGATTCCCTTGATTGCTGTGCGCGGCTTTTTCTTTTTTCCGCGTTTGTGCTTTTTCAAAAGCAAGACGATTGTCCGTTTCTTCTTTTTGCAGTTTTTGCTGCAGAGCCTCTTCAATGAGCGTGATTACGTTTTCATGTTTCTTACTGCGGGCGATGTCCAGCGGTTTGTTATCACGGCGCGGTGCGCGTTCCGGGTCGGCACCGTGTTTCAGTAATAATTTTGCCATCTCCGGATAATCGTATTTTGCAGTGTAAATCAGCGGTGTTTCACCGTAATTATTGACATGGTCGGCATCGCTGCCATGCGCCAGTAACAGGCATGCGGCTTCTTGCCGGTTATAGAAGACGGCGATACTGATGGGGGCGTTGAAAAAATTGTCCACGACATGCACATCCGCATTGTTTTTCAACAAATGGTGCAGAATTTTAGGATGTTTATGAACGGCACGTATCAGCAGTGTTTCACCAAAACCGTCATGGGCATTGATATTGGCGCCATCTTTCAGCGCGGCATCAATGCCCGCGATGTCTTCATCTTCCACGGCCTGAAACAGCCGTTTTTTTAAGGTTTCATACATGATCTGTAACTGCTTTAAAATTGACAGTTAAAAATTACCATAATGGAAAGGCGGGTGTCAATATTTATGAAAATGCCTTGCGAGAGATGTCTAGCGGCGGGGGCAGCGTTTGCGGGTATAGCTGCGCAGATTGCGCTGGCATTCCAGCTGGCGGTCTTTCCGTTTTTGTGCGGCGGCTTTTTGAAAAGCAAGCTTTGCCTCCACATCTTCACGCGCCCGTTTTTTGACGATGGCGGCGTCAATGATATCGACAACGGTGTAAAAACTGTTGAGCCGGGCGATGGCCAGCGGTTCTTTTTCAATCAGGGGGGAGAATTCCGGATCGGCACCTTTGTCCAGCAGTTCCCGCGCCATTTCACTATAACCGTATTTGGCGGCGTAAATTAACGGGGTTTCGCCGTAAGCATTGGCATGGTTCGGATCGGCGCCGTGGGCAATCAGCAGACGCATTCCCTCGATATTATTGCGGAAGGCTGCAACACCGATGGCGCGGCTTTTGAATTCGTTTTCCGCTTTTGCATCCGCACCTTTTTCCAGTAAATGACGCAAGACGGCGTTTTTGCCTTCATAGGCGGCGTTCATCACGGCGGTATTGCCGTTTTCGTCGCGCGCATCAAGCTGTGCGCCACCGGCAAGCGCGGTGTCGATCGCGGCAATATTGCCCGATGCTACGGCATTGAAAAGTTTTGCGGTCGGCTCGTCGATGATACACCCCGTCACGGCGGCAAATTGATAAGCTGTTAAATTGCCATAAGATAAATATAGATGTCAATCTTTATCAAAAGAGATTGGATTCCGCGCCTGCGTTGTACTATGATGAAATCCGCCGAATGTTATAGTATTTAAAGGTTTTTTTCCGCATGAGCGACCCGCTGTCCAAAATGATGCGCATGCCCGCAAAACGTCTTCCCGCTTCGGAGGTTCCGCCGCCGCAGCCGGAGGTCGAAGATATGGCGCAATCCATGGCGGAGCTGCAGGACAAGCAGGATACCTCCATTATTCAAATCAAAGGCGATATCGACCTGCATGAAAGTGCGCAGGGCATTTGGGTGCAGATACAGGATTTCTTTGAAGCGGGCAGCCTGTTCCAGCTGGCAATCATTCTGGGTCTGTCCTCACTGGCTTATACGATTTCCGTGATGTGGCAGAAAAAGTTCCGCAAACTGGTTGATGAGGCGGAAAAGCCGATTTTCTCCGAAACCGGAAAATTATGGATCCGGCGGGTGAACCGTGTGTTCTTTCCGGCGATTCTGGCCGTCTTTTTGCTGACCTGCACACAGGTGGCCGCATGGCTGTCCTGGCCGGCGGATTTGCTGCGTATTGCCATGAATCTGGCCGTTGCGGGGACGGTCATCCGCTTTATTTCCACATTGATTCAGTCGCGGGTGATTGCGAAATGGGTCGCAGGGGTTATCTGGGCCATTGCCGCCTTGCAAATTCTCGGCTGGTGGGGGCCGACAACATCGGTTCTGGACAGTATCCAGTTTGGCATCGGCACCAATAAAATATCGCTGCTGACCGTTATCAAAGGATTGTTCTATTTTGTGCTGTTCCTGTGGACCGCGACGATTTTGTCACGGGTCAGCGAAAAACATGTGAAACGGATCGAGGAAATGACACCGTCATTGCGCGTGTTGCTGACCAAGCTGATCCGTATTTCGCTGATGGTGGCGGCCTTCCTTCTCGGCCTGAACGCCATCGGGGTTGATCTGACCTCCTTCGCGATCCTTGGTGGTGCCATCGGTGTCGGTATCGGTTTCGGTTTGCAGAAAGTCGTTTCCAACTTTGTCAGTGGTATTATCCTGCTGCTGGACCGTTCCATTAAACCGGGCGATGTCATTGCCGTGGAGGGCAGTTTCGGCTGGGTGAATACGCTGGGCGCGCGCTATGTCTCGATTATCCAGCGTGACGGGCGCGAACATCTTATTCCAAACGAGCTGCTGATTACCGAAAAAGTGGAAAACTGGTCGTTCAGCAATAATGACGTCCGTATTCCGATCAAGGTCGGCGTCTCCTATAACAGCGATGTCCGCAAGGCGATGGAGCTGTGTCTGGAAGCGGCGGTGGAAGAACCGCGCGTCAAACAATTCCCCAAACCCGTCGTGCGTCTGACGGGCTTTGGTGACAGCGCCGTCGATCTGGAAATCCGCGGCTGGATCAATGATCCCGTCAACGGCATCGGTAATATCGTGAGTGATGTGTTGTTGCGCGTCTGGGATAAATTCCACGAAAACGGTATTGAAATTCCCTATCCGCAGCGTGATTTGCATCTGCGGACACTGCCTGCCGATATGATGGCGCATCTAAAAGCGGATGTGAAAAATGATCTGCGTCAGGAAATGGCGGCGGAAGCGCAAGCGAAGAACTAAAGCGCCGACAGTTTCTGCATCACGCCATAGATGACAAGCCCCAGCATTGCAAACATCAGAATGCCAAGGAAAATAACCACGGTCATCAGGCGTTTTATCTTTTTCTCTTCTTCCTTTGTCATGTCTTGTTGATTATCCCAAAACTTTGCCGAAAACAACTGCAAAAGGGAAAATTTTTCCCCGCCTTACGTCTTTGTCTATGGCGCAGGCAGAAAATGACCACGCTTCCAACTGGTTTAAATCTCATTAACCTATTGATTAAAAACAATATATAAAAACTGGCACGGAATCTGCATTATAAAGGGGTAAGGCGGCACAAAAAAATACCGCCATTAAAGAATAAAGAGACGATTTGAGTTAGATAAGGTGAGAAGCCCATGGAAAACATTGCATATGTTGCATTGTCGCTTCAGACGGTATTAAACCGCCAGATGCAGGTTACGGCGAATAACGTCGCTAATATGTCGACCGCCGGATACAAGGCGCAGGGCGTCTTATTCAACGAAGAACTGGCAAAAGCGCAAGGACAGGCGGAAAACAACGGCAAACTGTCGATGGTTCTGGATCACGGCACGTTCCGCCGTGTAGAGCAGGGGCCGTTGCAGCAGACGGGTAATCCGCTGGATCTGGCGCTGGAAGGCAGCGGTTTCTTTGAAATTGAAACGGCAAACGGTCCGCGCTATTCCCGCGCCGGGAATTTTTCTCTGGATCGTGAAGGGCAGATCGTCACGCAAAACGGCAATCCGGTTTTATCCGATGGCGGGCAGGCGATCACCATTCCGCAGGGCGACACACAGATTATGATCGCCAATGACGGCACGATTTCCACAGCGGAAAGCGGCATTCTGGGGCGTATCGGCGTTATGCGTTTTGATGACGAGCAGAAAATGCTGGAAAACGGTAACGGGCTGTATGACGCGAATGGCGAAGTCGCAATCCCTGCGGAAAATACCAATGTGCTGCAATTCATGCTGGAAGGTTCGAATGTGCAGCCGATTTTGGAAATGAACAAGATGATCGAGATTGTACGGAACTATCAGCAAACGCAGCGTTTGCTGCAGACCGATCACGAAAGGCAGCGCAATGTTATCAGCCGCCTGACGCAGAATGTGAATTAAAAGCCGCTAAGAAAATAAGTTAAGAGCTTTCAATAAAGGAGAATAAACCATGTCCATTACATTAAGCACCGGCGCAACGGGAATGTTGGCACAGCAGCTGAATGTCGACGTGATTTCCAACAACATCGCCAATATGACGACAACAGGCTATAAACGCCAGCGCGCGGAATTTCAGGATCTGCTGTATCAGAATAAAATCCGCCCCGGCTCAACATCTTCGGATGCCGGCACAACGGTTCCG includes these proteins:
- a CDS encoding mechanosensitive ion channel, whose amino-acid sequence is MSDPLSKMMRMPAKRLPASEVPPPQPEVEDMAQSMAELQDKQDTSIIQIKGDIDLHESAQGIWVQIQDFFEAGSLFQLAIILGLSSLAYTISVMWQKKFRKLVDEAEKPIFSETGKLWIRRVNRVFFPAILAVFLLTCTQVAAWLSWPADLLRIAMNLAVAGTVIRFISTLIQSRVIAKWVAGVIWAIAALQILGWWGPTTSVLDSIQFGIGTNKISLLTVIKGLFYFVLFLWTATILSRVSEKHVKRIEEMTPSLRVLLTKLIRISLMVAAFLLGLNAIGVDLTSFAILGGAIGVGIGFGLQKVVSNFVSGIILLLDRSIKPGDVIAVEGSFGWVNTLGARYVSIIQRDGREHLIPNELLITEKVENWSFSNNDVRIPIKVGVSYNSDVRKAMELCLEAAVEEPRVKQFPKPVVRLTGFGDSAVDLEIRGWINDPVNGIGNIVSDVLLRVWDKFHENGIEIPYPQRDLHLRTLPADMMAHLKADVKNDLRQEMAAEAQAKN
- a CDS encoding ankyrin repeat domain-containing protein; protein product: MTGCIIDEPTAKLFNAVASGNIAAIDTALAGGAQLDARDENGNTAVMNAAYEGKNAVLRHLLEKGADAKAENEFKSRAIGVAAFRNNIEGMRLLIAHGADPNHANAYGETPLIYAAKYGYSEMARELLDKGADPEFSPLIEKEPLAIARLNSFYTVVDIIDAAIVKKRAREDVEAKLAFQKAAAQKRKDRQLECQRNLRSYTRKRCPRR
- a CDS encoding sterol desaturase family protein; the encoded protein is MQTELLNILKDAYLITLPLIGWGILAFFIEKIRPAHKDRAFVTDATKLELTLYYLSMIALRPFLEFLLLLIIFYFVQDNFVHAGGEKLIASWPVWLQLAAALLVADFSTYWRHRFMHVNKKGWLFHSIHHDAKAITWTTAFRVHPGDLAASFLLDPLLLHLFGFPHPVIIYAATIVYGVGILSHFNIDLDWGKPLRYLIASPNYHRWHHGLEKEAVDKNFSVLFPFIDMAFGTFYYPQRLPKAYGIFKCQVPDDFWGKIAYPIRKWSATYKDYNAPNSSKPKK
- the flgF gene encoding flagellar basal-body rod protein FlgF, producing MENIAYVALSLQTVLNRQMQVTANNVANMSTAGYKAQGVLFNEELAKAQGQAENNGKLSMVLDHGTFRRVEQGPLQQTGNPLDLALEGSGFFEIETANGPRYSRAGNFSLDREGQIVTQNGNPVLSDGGQAITIPQGDTQIMIANDGTISTAESGILGRIGVMRFDDEQKMLENGNGLYDANGEVAIPAENTNVLQFMLEGSNVQPILEMNKMIEIVRNYQQTQRLLQTDHERQRNVISRLTQNVN
- a CDS encoding sterol desaturase family protein; this translates as MHEFLKLAEPVLFQISFITQAMLATFLIALLFEKLRPASKNIPMYHRETPFELLNVFIITLTVWPLALYCINTFFLDALQNAFTYDFTSRTVRSWPLWLQMISAAVLLDFGLYWYHRMMHAWLWPFHAVHHETENVNWSTSWRFHPLDIIISFFTLLILYFVGYPAESIFFASFAVHIMSNFTHFNTRLSWPGPLKYLLTSPHFHHWHHAKAKDAIDKNFCIVFPFLDLLFGTFYCPKPEPEKYGIFQPQIPGGMIGKFFLPFVEQGRKIRGLLTKPKT
- a CDS encoding alpha/beta fold hydrolase gives rise to the protein MRKHKTVPVKFPNRHGDLLSGRLELPVDRDITHFGLFMHCFTCSKEFFAPAKTCKALADRGIAMLRFDFTGLGESGGSFADSTFSTSLGDVLSAAAFLRENYQAPSLLVGHSMGGAAALAATRELGADIKAVATIGSPRDPGHVLRHFEDHQQLLETDGKVELIVAGRQYFLKKEFFSDMASHDVAQDTRDFGGAVFVFHAPEDDMVDFSNAQVIYDRATGPRFLISMDGATHMLDKAEDAALVADILSGWLQEGQEPLQKTA